The genomic interval GAGTACACCTGCCCCAAATCCGTTATCTATGTTCACCACAGCTATTCCAGGAACGCAGGTATTAAGCATGGTTAAAAGAGCAGAAATTCCATTAAAGTTAGCTCCATATCCAACGCTTGTTGGAACCGCAATAACCGGGCATGATACCAAGCCAGCTATAACACTTGGAAGAGCCCCCTCCATGCCTGCAACTACCACTATAACGTTAGAAGATCTTAAAACTCCAAGATAAGGGAAGATTCTATGAATACCAGCAATTCCGACATCATATATCCTCTCAACTTGATTTCCAAGAACCTCAGCTATAACAGAAGCTTCCTCAGCAACCTTTATATCAGAGGTTCCCGCAGTTACCACTGAAATTCCTTTTCTCCTTTTCTTCTTAACTCTCTCTAAAACTGCCATTCCCGCAGACTCACGATACTCTATCTCTGGAAGCTCTTCCTTTATAACATCAAAAATCTCCTCACTTACATGAGTGAAAACTATATCACCTTCTCTTTCTCTTAGCGCTCTTGCTATTCCCCGAATCTGCTCTTTAGTTTTTCCTCTACAAAAAATCACTTCCTCTATGCCCCTTCTTAAAGAGCGATGCGAATCGAGCTTAGCAAAACCAAGATCGATGTAAGGAAGATCCTTGAGTTCCTTTATAAAAGCATCTTCATCTATCTTGGACTCCTTAAATAGTCGAAGAAGCTTCCTAAGATGTTCCTCCCTTAGCAAAGCGATGTTCCCTCCTTTTTGAGACACAGTTTTCTACCTGCAAGCCTGACTCTGATTTCACTCTCCTCCATGAAAGCGAGGCTTTCTAAAAGACTTTTAAGGGGAGCTATAGGAATTCCTTCCTCCCTCCAAATTTTTCTCAAATCCTCAAACTCAACTTTAGCCCAAGAATTATCCTCTTTCATCCTCTTTATCCTAACCTTAAAGGTAGCACCTTCAAGCTCTATCGATACAATCTCATAAAAGTAAGGAAGAGATATATGCTCTTCCTTAAGAAACCTTACTCCTATAGTTCCCATTTCTTTAAATATAAAATCTACAACCCTGTCTTTTTCGCTCTCTTCAGTATCAACCAGAAGCAATACCCCAAGTCTTCCCTTCTTCGTCAAACCATTAATTGCATAAACGCTCTTGGCTCCTCTTTTAAGAATGCCATCCATATAAACAGGCAAAAGCTCAAGATTTATATCATCCAGGTTAACCATTAAAAGCATCTTCTCTCTCCTTACTTAAATGGGGAGGCCAGCTTTATGGCCTCCCCCATTTCATCCTAAAGCGTTTTTACTATCTCTACCGCAAGCTTAGCTACCTTCCTCGCTATATCCTTAGCTCCTGGAATAGCACCAGTTATATAAGCCCCCTGTTCTGCTATCTTTCCGGCATCTTTCCATGTATACTTGCCCATTGCAGCAGCTACCGCAGCTGGAACCGTAACATTTATAATGGTATGACCAGAGTATTGAAGCTCTTGAGCCACAGCAGACGCTATTGCAATAGGAAGTCCCCATTCTTCTGAAAGCTCTCCTTTAGCTGCTGCAGGAGCAGCTTTATGAGAAAGTCCTTCCACCTTATGGCTCTTTCCATCTATGGTTATCTCCATATCTATGTCAGAGTCGAACCCCCAATACTGCTTAACAAACGGATGGCTTCTTCTCGCAGCACCTGCGAGTTTCAAGAACTTAACTTTTATATCTTTACCCATAACCACTGATAGAAGCTTCGAAGCATTCT from Synergistota bacterium carries:
- a CDS encoding DUF111 family protein, producing MVNLDDINLELLPVYMDGILKRGAKSVYAINGLTKKGRLGVLLLVDTEESEKDRVVDFIFKEMGTIGVRFLKEEHISLPYFYEIVSIELEGATFKVRIKRMKEDNSWAKVEFEDLRKIWREEGIPIAPLKSLLESLAFMEESEIRVRLAGRKLCLKKEGTSLC
- the larB gene encoding nickel pincer cofactor biosynthesis protein LarB encodes the protein MLREEHLRKLLRLFKESKIDEDAFIKELKDLPYIDLGFAKLDSHRSLRRGIEEVIFCRGKTKEQIRGIARALREREGDIVFTHVSEEIFDVIKEELPEIEYRESAGMAVLERVKKKRRKGISVVTAGTSDIKVAEEASVIAEVLGNQVERIYDVGIAGIHRIFPYLGVLRSSNVIVVVAGMEGALPSVIAGLVSCPVIAVPTSVGYGANFNGISALLTMLNTCVPGIAVVNIDNGFGAGVLAHMINALAYRNSASA